From one Verrucomicrobiota bacterium genomic stretch:
- a CDS encoding HrpB1 family type III secretion system apparatus protein — protein MDRSLGREAISAEMLQLLVDIGYVATGCGRKKTAERIFEGVLAARPENEYVYIAYAFMHMVFGEYTAASKLLVEGALHVNPESEMAKAFYGFMLHQVGQRSQSHAVLEEVSAGGHDPDAVKLATKIIKEG, from the coding sequence ATGGATCGATCATTGGGTCGGGAAGCAATTTCCGCAGAGATGCTGCAACTGCTCGTTGACATCGGTTATGTCGCGACGGGTTGTGGGCGAAAAAAGACAGCGGAACGTATCTTTGAGGGCGTTCTCGCGGCTCGCCCCGAAAACGAGTATGTCTACATTGCCTATGCGTTTATGCATATGGTTTTTGGGGAATATACTGCAGCATCGAAGCTACTGGTTGAAGGTGCGCTCCATGTTAATCCGGAGAGCGAAATGGCGAAGGCATTTTACGGCTTTATGTTGCACCAGGTAGGGCAACGGAGCCAAAGCCACGCTGTGCTCGAAGAGGTTAGCGCTGGCGGCCACGATCCTGATGCGGTCAAATTGGCGACAAAAATCATCAAGGAAGGGTAA
- the sctD gene encoding type III secretion system inner membrane ring subunit SctD, whose protein sequence is MGLTLRVLSGPHRGAEFEIPAEAVIIGTADACDVVIDDDAVADRHAELQLEGDHIKLTPLEGDVFIAGKLLREPSDVENFTFITLGNTHLMVGESESKRWADVEQQPFPELEKIESPSEEVGNEGLKASESDVAGKELENRDINAADGIGPGAKIHYTLKQRMVRCSIGVSISTALAVAISIGYVMVKDRPSVRVVKLEPLEKRIERVVRDLKLNARTKVTATGEGGYSVVGYTQTLDDSAKIKKAVRDITEKASVKLSCAEKVLNQIREAVQDAKQNVVVKQGDEFGDYIALGYVKKGEAWAALREEIEKIKGVNKLDDQVLNKDSAEELAENLIKQYKMEQILEVKADDAGVAVTGTIADDLKGTWSQLKGDLEKNFKKKAQLSFNVGVSTDRNLTIEKFFGGKIDSVNFNDSGLDWVNLKNGNKYFQGSVLPSGYVVETIEQDSVTIKNAEEEIKLDLEWM, encoded by the coding sequence ATGGGTTTGACGTTACGAGTCTTATCCGGACCTCACCGGGGTGCGGAGTTTGAAATCCCGGCGGAAGCGGTTATCATTGGGACTGCGGATGCGTGTGATGTTGTCATCGATGACGATGCAGTTGCCGATCGGCATGCCGAGCTCCAATTGGAGGGTGACCACATAAAACTGACACCGTTAGAGGGGGATGTTTTTATTGCGGGGAAGCTTTTAAGGGAACCGAGCGATGTTGAGAATTTTACCTTCATTACTCTTGGCAACACCCACCTTATGGTCGGTGAGAGTGAGAGTAAACGTTGGGCAGACGTCGAGCAGCAGCCATTTCCAGAGCTAGAAAAAATCGAGTCGCCTTCGGAAGAGGTGGGCAATGAAGGTCTAAAGGCTTCGGAAAGCGATGTCGCTGGAAAGGAACTCGAAAACCGAGATATCAATGCTGCGGATGGGATTGGTCCCGGTGCGAAGATTCATTACACCCTGAAACAGCGGATGGTACGGTGTTCCATCGGTGTGAGTATTAGTACTGCACTTGCGGTTGCCATTTCTATTGGTTACGTCATGGTTAAGGACCGCCCGTCGGTACGAGTGGTGAAGCTCGAGCCCTTAGAGAAGCGGATTGAGCGGGTAGTGCGTGATCTAAAACTCAACGCCCGAACGAAGGTAACGGCGACAGGGGAGGGTGGATACTCGGTTGTTGGGTACACTCAGACGCTCGATGATTCGGCAAAAATCAAAAAAGCAGTTCGCGATATCACCGAAAAGGCGTCCGTAAAGCTCAGTTGTGCCGAAAAAGTTTTAAACCAGATCCGTGAAGCCGTCCAGGATGCGAAACAAAATGTCGTCGTTAAACAAGGCGATGAATTTGGGGATTACATTGCGCTGGGCTATGTCAAAAAAGGAGAGGCTTGGGCTGCATTACGCGAGGAGATTGAAAAGATTAAGGGCGTCAACAAGCTCGATGATCAGGTACTCAACAAGGATTCTGCCGAGGAGCTTGCCGAGAATCTGATTAAACAGTATAAAATGGAGCAAATTTTAGAGGTTAAGGCAGATGACGCCGGTGTCGCCGTAACGGGTACTATCGCTGACGACCTCAAAGGTACTTGGAGTCAATTGAAGGGCGACCTTGAAAAGAATTTTAAGAAGAAAGCACAGTTAAGTTTTAACGTCGGCGTTTCGACGGATCGGAATTTAACGATTGAGAAATTTTTTGGAGGCAAGATCGACAGCGTCAACTTCAACGATAGCGGGCTGGATTGGGTGAATCTAAAGAATGGGAATAAATACTTCCAGGGATCGGTATTACCGAGTGGTTACGTTGTCGAGACGATCGAGCAGGATAGTGTGACGATCAAAAACGCAGAAGAAGAAATTAAGTTAGACCTCGAGTGGATGTAG
- a CDS encoding prepilin-type N-terminal cleavage/methylation domain-containing protein translates to MKWRWIGRRRGFTLVEIILAVGLSGMILGAMLMTLTTFLNLQQSVNSSERQRLFDEEVITTRTILNEIAVVMRSIPGGNNCEQMTFKELGKIFPQGGKQVDNADLDPEEVAFYWQSDAPLPFVDLCYGGLTEYFLKFEKQNEKDLDGVLRLYYRSLGPKDKPRALNGNDGSGDHWEDHLKYVTLLSRCEALNYGYKDALVKDDPKITFQRMPKIVEGKGPVLPEMIQILVPDAV, encoded by the coding sequence ATGAAGTGGCGTTGGATTGGTCGGAGAAGGGGATTTACGTTGGTTGAAATCATTCTCGCGGTGGGATTGAGCGGTATGATTTTAGGGGCGATGTTGATGACGTTGACGACCTTTCTCAACCTCCAGCAGTCGGTGAATTCCTCGGAGCGGCAGCGCTTGTTTGATGAGGAAGTAATCACAACACGAACTATTTTGAATGAAATTGCCGTTGTGATGCGCAGTATCCCCGGGGGCAATAATTGCGAACAAATGACGTTTAAGGAATTGGGGAAAATTTTTCCACAGGGCGGCAAGCAAGTGGATAACGCGGACCTTGATCCGGAAGAAGTTGCATTTTACTGGCAATCGGACGCACCTCTACCATTTGTCGACCTCTGTTATGGCGGATTAACCGAGTATTTTTTGAAGTTTGAAAAGCAAAACGAAAAAGATCTCGACGGGGTGTTGCGCTTGTACTACCGCAGCCTTGGGCCAAAAGATAAACCGAGGGCACTCAATGGCAATGACGGTTCTGGCGACCACTGGGAGGATCACTTGAAGTACGTGACATTACTCTCGCGATGTGAGGCCCTGAACTACGGCTACAAAGATGCCCTTGTGAAGGACGACCCCAAAATTACGTTTCAAAGGATGCCGAAGATTGTCGAAGGTAAGGGGCCCGTTTTGCCAGAAATGATCCAGATTCTAGTTCCAGATGCGGTGTAG
- the plsX gene encoding phosphate acyltransferase PlsX, with the protein MDADIHTLAVDVMGSDCGPAEVLQGVVEALGDREDFRAVLVGDRDVIEKTLASYRSFPSERLEICHASEVIGMDEKPVHSLRTKKDASMVRAIELLHEGRVQAMLSCGNTGSLIAGSTLKLHTMPGVERPALATIIPTMNRYIVMADVGANPNTTPLQLVHNAILAGDYCTKVLQIPNPKIGLLTIGTEEGKGNEVTLAAHELLKKLDDLISYHGLIEGFQILTGEVDVVICDGFVGNVLLKTMESFVVQIKSYFREEFKKNIVRMLSAVLARGVLASLRGRLNPETYGAASLLGLKGAVLKSHGSSNHRSIRSAIKMAVSMTSHNAAQSCEERIRLANERIKSLEHPESPSEPESSTKTLVEAAQIVNGKTFGIDRHSHCPNFHVNLESQACK; encoded by the coding sequence ATGGATGCCGATATTCATACGCTCGCGGTCGACGTGATGGGGTCGGATTGCGGACCGGCAGAAGTACTCCAAGGAGTCGTTGAGGCGTTGGGGGATCGTGAGGATTTCCGTGCTGTTCTTGTCGGTGACCGTGATGTCATTGAAAAGACGCTTGCATCTTATAGATCGTTTCCCTCGGAGCGGCTCGAGATCTGCCATGCTTCGGAAGTCATTGGAATGGATGAGAAACCCGTTCACAGCTTACGGACAAAAAAAGATGCCTCAATGGTTCGTGCGATAGAGCTACTGCACGAGGGCCGTGTCCAGGCGATGCTGAGCTGTGGCAATACCGGAAGTCTTATCGCGGGAAGTACGTTGAAGCTTCACACGATGCCAGGTGTCGAACGTCCCGCATTAGCGACGATTATCCCGACGATGAACCGCTACATCGTAATGGCAGATGTAGGCGCTAACCCCAATACAACACCCCTACAACTAGTTCACAATGCAATTCTTGCCGGAGATTATTGTACAAAAGTGCTCCAAATTCCAAATCCGAAAATCGGCCTTTTGACGATTGGCACCGAAGAGGGGAAGGGAAACGAGGTCACTTTAGCGGCGCACGAATTACTCAAGAAGCTTGACGATCTCATTAGCTATCACGGATTGATTGAGGGCTTTCAGATCCTGACAGGGGAAGTCGACGTCGTGATTTGCGATGGCTTTGTTGGCAACGTACTCCTTAAAACGATGGAGTCGTTTGTCGTCCAGATCAAGAGTTACTTCCGAGAGGAATTTAAGAAAAATATCGTCCGTATGCTTAGTGCGGTGCTCGCGCGGGGCGTTTTAGCATCGTTGCGCGGACGTTTGAATCCTGAGACCTATGGCGCCGCGAGTTTATTGGGCTTGAAAGGAGCAGTGCTCAAGTCGCATGGTTCGAGTAACCACCGGTCCATCCGGAGCGCAATCAAAATGGCGGTTTCCATGACCAGTCATAATGCAGCGCAATCTTGTGAAGAGCGCATCCGGCTTGCCAATGAGCGTATCAAGTCTCTTGAGCATCCGGAATCACCCTCAGAACCAGAAAGTTCGACAAAGACCCTGGTCGAAGCCGCACAGATCGTCAATGGGAAGACTTTTGGCATCGATCGACACTCCCATTGTCCTAATTTTCACGTCAACTTGGAATCTCAAGCCTGTAAGTAG
- the rpmF gene encoding 50S ribosomal protein L32: MAQPKRKQSKQRSRKRRGANRFVAPELAKTPDGSLFMRHHVDPATGLYRGRQVIAVDES, translated from the coding sequence ATGGCACAGCCAAAAAGAAAACAATCAAAACAGCGGAGCCGGAAGCGCCGTGGCGCGAACCGTTTCGTAGCGCCCGAGCTTGCTAAGACCCCCGATGGATCCCTTTTCATGCGCCACCACGTTGATCCCGCTACGGGGCTTTATCGTGGGCGTCAGGTGATCGCCGTCGACGAGTCGTAG
- a CDS encoding 50S ribosomal protein L25: MKQLQLSFTERLGKGRHPASRLRKIGRIPAVIYGPSGSFPVSIDGRDFRMLMRQKGDAAATIQLASDAKKVLSIINEIQHNAITDQFMHVDFQEISEKEPFQIMVPIHVKGEAYGVKNEKAMLEVVRREVMIRCLPKDLIEAIEVDVTDLHSGQNIHIKNLPRFEGVEYPGDPNGVVIACIGEEQEESAETATEEAAA, translated from the coding sequence ATGAAACAGTTGCAACTTTCGTTTACGGAACGCTTAGGCAAAGGTCGTCACCCCGCATCTCGGTTACGCAAGATCGGGCGGATTCCGGCGGTTATCTACGGTCCTTCCGGCTCTTTCCCCGTCAGTATCGATGGGCGAGATTTTCGGATGCTCATGCGCCAGAAGGGCGATGCAGCGGCTACAATCCAGCTGGCGAGTGATGCGAAAAAGGTACTTTCGATTATCAACGAGATCCAACACAACGCGATTACGGATCAGTTTATGCACGTTGATTTTCAGGAAATTTCTGAGAAAGAACCTTTTCAAATTATGGTTCCAATCCATGTCAAAGGTGAGGCGTACGGCGTGAAAAACGAAAAGGCAATGCTCGAAGTCGTGCGGCGCGAGGTCATGATTCGGTGTTTACCGAAAGATCTTATCGAAGCCATCGAGGTCGACGTTACCGATCTTCACTCAGGACAGAATATCCATATCAAAAATCTTCCGCGTTTTGAAGGTGTTGAATACCCCGGCGATCCGAACGGTGTCGTCATCGCATGTATCGGCGAAGAGCAGGAAGAATCTGCTGAAACGGCTACCGAAGAAGCGGCAGCTTAG
- the pth gene encoding aminoacyl-tRNA hydrolase: MKLVVGLGNYGVRYQDTRHNVGFKVVDAFVRTFDSVEWKHERALSAFILKSPPPHSIPELDAILRTRELEEQKRHIAPKETAKNPDTPVESEKIVKKTKILPQEVPWIFMKSDGFMNHSGTPVARVCHFFKILTKDVIVVCDELTLPLGDVKITDRPGTAGHNGVCDILAKIGPGFTRFRVGIGAKTQPKMDLADYVLSGFNPQENDHLTRQLSEICADLKLLLDKDPVTAMNSINRKVCRQDHIELR; the protein is encoded by the coding sequence ATGAAGCTTGTCGTCGGACTCGGGAATTATGGAGTCCGGTATCAGGACACACGTCACAATGTTGGTTTCAAGGTTGTCGACGCATTCGTACGAACGTTTGACAGTGTCGAGTGGAAACACGAGCGTGCGTTGTCGGCATTTATCTTAAAGTCCCCGCCCCCTCACAGTATTCCTGAGCTCGATGCGATTCTACGGACACGCGAACTGGAAGAACAAAAGAGACATATCGCTCCCAAAGAGACCGCAAAAAATCCGGATACCCCAGTCGAGTCTGAGAAAATTGTAAAAAAAACCAAAATATTACCGCAGGAAGTGCCGTGGATTTTTATGAAATCCGATGGGTTCATGAACCATTCCGGAACACCAGTGGCACGCGTCTGTCATTTTTTCAAGATTTTGACAAAGGATGTAATTGTGGTTTGCGACGAGCTCACGCTTCCGCTCGGCGACGTTAAGATTACGGATCGCCCAGGAACCGCTGGCCACAACGGTGTCTGCGATATTTTAGCAAAAATTGGTCCCGGATTTACCCGATTTCGTGTCGGTATTGGCGCCAAAACGCAACCCAAAATGGATCTCGCAGATTACGTTCTCAGTGGGTTTAATCCTCAAGAAAACGATCACCTCACCCGTCAATTGTCCGAGATCTGCGCCGATTTAAAGCTACTGCTTGACAAAGATCCTGTAACCGCCATGAACTCCATCAACAGGAAAGTATGCAGACAAGATCATATAGAGCTACGATGA
- a CDS encoding 30S ribosomal protein S6 gives MQTRSYRATMILDTRNYQDSVDALVEAIKAKMVEAGADIREVVNKGQLKFQRVTDRKFPAGLYLQVSFDAPTTAPEKIRSKFSLDATINRILIEHA, from the coding sequence ATGCAGACAAGATCATATAGAGCTACGATGATCCTCGATACGCGTAATTATCAGGATTCTGTCGACGCGCTCGTCGAGGCCATCAAAGCCAAAATGGTCGAGGCCGGCGCCGATATCCGCGAGGTCGTCAATAAGGGCCAGCTCAAGTTTCAACGTGTTACCGATCGCAAGTTCCCCGCGGGGCTTTACTTGCAGGTCTCATTCGATGCACCCACAACGGCTCCAGAAAAGATCCGCTCGAAATTTAGCCTCGACGCGACAATCAATCGCATCCTCATCGAGCACGCGTAA
- the ssb gene encoding single-stranded DNA-binding protein: MASFNKVILLGNLTRDPEVRTSASGTPICKFGLATSRVSRGSDGESREEVVFVDVDAFGKQAELIGRYFTKGRPIFIEGRLRLDQWESQAGERRSKLCVVLESFQFIGNQRDEEADGGFGGPSANEAPKKFGISSEKSPAKSEEFVDEDVPF, translated from the coding sequence ATGGCTTCATTTAATAAAGTTATTCTCTTGGGGAACCTTACGCGCGATCCGGAGGTACGCACATCGGCAAGCGGGACACCAATCTGTAAGTTTGGTCTTGCGACGAGCCGCGTTAGTCGTGGCAGCGATGGTGAGAGCCGCGAAGAGGTCGTTTTTGTCGATGTCGATGCTTTTGGGAAACAGGCGGAGCTCATTGGGCGGTATTTTACGAAAGGGCGTCCAATTTTTATCGAGGGTCGACTTCGACTCGATCAGTGGGAATCTCAGGCTGGGGAAAGACGCAGTAAGCTTTGTGTTGTCCTCGAGAGTTTCCAATTTATCGGTAATCAACGGGACGAGGAAGCCGATGGCGGGTTTGGTGGCCCTAGTGCTAATGAGGCACCGAAAAAGTTTGGAATTTCATCAGAAAAATCTCCCGCGAAGAGTGAGGAATTTGTGGACGAAGACGTTCCTTTTTAA
- the rplI gene encoding 50S ribosomal protein L9 — MARSEILLLKKVANLGYEGDIVEVAAGYARNYLLPQALAIPVTSANKKQIAALQVRRLEREKKELEEARALAEKIREIVVSFAVKTGANGKMFGAVTASDLAKKIREVGFEIDRRKIQLDPIKHIGSALAKIRLHPEVVVDFAFEVTAEA; from the coding sequence ATGGCAAGGTCAGAAATTTTATTGTTGAAAAAGGTCGCAAATCTGGGGTACGAGGGCGATATCGTCGAGGTTGCTGCGGGTTATGCGCGAAATTATTTGTTGCCACAGGCTCTGGCAATTCCTGTAACATCGGCAAACAAAAAGCAGATTGCGGCGCTACAGGTACGGCGTCTGGAGCGTGAGAAGAAAGAACTCGAAGAGGCGCGTGCATTGGCGGAAAAAATTCGGGAGATTGTCGTTTCGTTTGCCGTCAAGACCGGTGCCAATGGGAAGATGTTCGGCGCGGTCACGGCCTCGGATCTGGCGAAAAAAATCCGTGAGGTTGGTTTCGAGATCGATCGCCGTAAGATCCAGTTGGATCCGATCAAGCACATTGGCTCAGCATTGGCAAAGATCCGCCTCCATCCCGAGGTTGTGGTCGACTTCGCATTCGAAGTCACCGCTGAGGCCTAG
- a CDS encoding NAD(P) transhydrogenase subunit alpha, with the protein MEPLVFIFVLTAFLGLELLSRVPSRLHTPLMSGTNAISGIVLLGTISGAAHSEGFVFVLSLCALFLSMINVVGGYGVTHRMLCMFHSRSNS; encoded by the coding sequence GTGGAGCCTCTCGTTTTTATCTTTGTCCTGACGGCCTTTCTGGGATTGGAACTCCTTTCAAGGGTGCCGTCGCGTCTGCATACACCCCTCATGTCAGGAACCAACGCAATCTCCGGTATTGTTTTATTGGGGACAATCTCCGGCGCTGCACACTCTGAGGGGTTTGTTTTTGTTCTCTCCCTTTGTGCGCTTTTTCTTTCAATGATCAACGTCGTGGGCGGATACGGGGTTACGCACCGCATGCTCTGTATGTTTCATTCACGGTCGAATAGCTAG